From the Deltaproteobacteria bacterium genome, one window contains:
- a CDS encoding phosphoglycerate dehydrogenase: MPRVVIPDDFPSILSGTEALNQLRQLAEVQIYTEKASSPEELQERIQGAEVVINIRAYSKFNESLLQACPDLKLISVLGIGMDNIDLPAASRAGIKVCNTPGYSAVSVAEHTLTLMLAAARKIPAHDQELRAGRWTRLPMIQLHGKILGILGFGNIGRQLGLLAKGIGMKVWAWTLNPSPERAAESGIQFVEFDQLLSQSDVISITLQASEKTRGLISREALAKVKPSCILVNTARASIVDTSTLIEFLRTGKIAAAALDVYDQEPLPPTDPLLSLANVVLSPHNAGMTPEAIEKGNQMVVDNVIAFLQGRLINLVDEDR; the protein is encoded by the coding sequence ATGCCCCGCGTCGTCATTCCCGATGATTTTCCGTCAATTTTATCAGGTACAGAAGCCCTGAATCAGCTTAGACAATTGGCCGAAGTGCAGATCTACACAGAGAAGGCATCCTCCCCTGAAGAGCTCCAGGAAAGGATCCAGGGGGCCGAGGTAGTCATTAACATCCGGGCGTACTCTAAATTTAATGAATCCTTACTCCAGGCTTGTCCCGATTTAAAACTGATCTCTGTTTTGGGCATAGGCATGGATAACATCGATCTCCCCGCAGCTTCCCGGGCGGGGATCAAGGTCTGTAATACTCCCGGCTATTCAGCCGTCTCCGTAGCTGAGCACACTCTAACCTTGATGCTGGCGGCGGCCCGAAAAATACCGGCCCATGATCAGGAGCTCCGCGCCGGGCGCTGGACAAGGCTGCCCATGATCCAGCTTCATGGTAAAATTCTGGGCATCCTGGGCTTTGGCAACATCGGCCGACAACTCGGTCTCTTGGCCAAAGGAATCGGTATGAAAGTCTGGGCCTGGACCCTCAACCCCAGCCCAGAAAGAGCCGCGGAATCCGGTATCCAGTTCGTGGAATTCGACCAGCTGCTCTCCCAATCGGACGTGATTTCCATCACCCTTCAGGCTTCCGAAAAAACCCGCGGCCTTATCTCGCGAGAGGCTCTGGCCAAGGTAAAACCCTCCTGTATCCTGGTGAATACAGCACGGGCCAGTATCGTTGATACATCCACGCTGATCGAATTCTTGCGGACGGGGAAAATTGCTGCTGCGGCCCTGGATGTCTATGACCAAGAGCCTTTGCCCCCCACAGATCCTCTTTTATCTCTGGCTAATGTAGTCCTCTCTCCGCACAACGCCGGCATG